Proteins from a genomic interval of Paenibacillus sp. RC334:
- a CDS encoding metal ABC transporter ATP-binding protein produces MLLASLEQVTFGYGDVPNLVDANVEIFSGEFVAITGPNGASKSTMLKLLLGLLQPWKGKVFMSDRTGEGKKLVVGFVSQQIAAFNGGFPSTILEFVRSGRYTHGSWLRRMRPEDHDLTEQALRQVGMWDLRHRKIGELSGGQKQRICVARALAQESDLLILDEPTTGMDQESRHHFYDLMNQQVKEYGRTVVMVTHGLSEVQHYLDRIIELERKEDGGWKCCTTTSCSGHFVPVG; encoded by the coding sequence ATGTTATTAGCCTCACTGGAACAAGTTACATTTGGCTACGGGGACGTTCCTAACCTGGTGGATGCCAATGTTGAAATTTTTTCTGGCGAATTTGTGGCCATTACCGGGCCAAATGGGGCTTCCAAATCGACAATGCTCAAATTGTTGCTCGGTTTGCTTCAACCTTGGAAGGGCAAGGTGTTTATGTCCGACCGCACAGGTGAGGGCAAGAAGCTTGTTGTTGGATTCGTATCGCAGCAAATTGCTGCTTTTAATGGCGGATTTCCAAGCACCATCCTGGAGTTTGTCCGTTCCGGAAGATACACTCATGGCTCATGGTTGCGCCGTATGCGGCCCGAGGATCATGATCTGACAGAGCAAGCGCTTCGTCAGGTAGGCATGTGGGATTTGCGTCATCGTAAAATCGGCGAGCTGTCCGGTGGACAGAAGCAGCGCATCTGTGTGGCACGAGCGCTCGCTCAGGAATCGGATTTGCTCATTTTGGATGAGCCCACGACCGGAATGGATCAGGAAAGCCGCCATCACTTCTACGATCTGATGAATCAGCAGGTTAAGGAATATGGAAGAACCGTAGTCATGGTTACCCATGGACTATCGGAAGTGCAACATTATCTGGATCGTATTATTGAACTTGAGAGGAAGGAAGATGGCGGATGGAAATGCTGCACTACGACTTCATGCAGCGGGCATTTTGTGCCGGTGGGGTAA
- a CDS encoding metal ABC transporter permease, producing the protein MEMLHYDFMQRAFCAGGVIALLASVLGVYLMLRRQALMADMLSHVSLAGVAAGAYLGINPTITGFIVAIIGAIIVEYVRRSYKTYSEISVAIIMVGGLSTAVILMNLNQSINKGFSAYLFGSVVAVNQTELMLMIAVAVIGGIFFFVFRRPLYQITFDEETAKTNGLPVKSISFAFSILTGMIVAAAMPIVGVLLVSSLIVLPAALAIRIAPSFAAAIWISMVTALIGVFSGLTASYELSTPPGGTIAMVLLLFLIVGIGIQKLVRKLGKQQASRQKNAARQ; encoded by the coding sequence ATGGAAATGCTGCACTACGACTTCATGCAGCGGGCATTTTGTGCCGGTGGGGTAATTGCACTGCTGGCCTCGGTGCTTGGAGTGTACCTGATGCTGCGGCGTCAGGCTCTGATGGCGGACATGCTATCGCATGTATCACTGGCAGGGGTGGCAGCGGGTGCCTATTTGGGCATTAATCCGACAATAACCGGTTTTATTGTAGCTATAATCGGAGCGATTATCGTTGAATACGTCCGCAGGTCTTATAAAACGTACAGCGAGATTTCTGTGGCAATTATTATGGTAGGCGGCCTGTCGACGGCTGTGATTCTAATGAACCTGAATCAGAGTATTAATAAAGGCTTTTCCGCTTATTTGTTCGGTTCAGTGGTGGCGGTCAATCAGACAGAGCTTATGTTGATGATCGCAGTCGCTGTGATCGGGGGTATTTTCTTTTTCGTATTTCGGCGTCCTTTGTATCAGATTACCTTTGATGAAGAAACGGCGAAGACAAACGGCCTTCCTGTCAAATCTATTTCATTTGCGTTTAGCATTTTGACAGGGATGATTGTAGCTGCTGCAATGCCGATTGTCGGTGTGTTGCTTGTCTCCTCACTGATTGTGCTACCGGCTGCATTGGCGATTCGAATTGCACCTAGCTTTGCCGCAGCCATCTGGATATCTATGGTGACCGCATTGATCGGGGTATTTTCGGGTTTAACTGCGTCGTATGAACTGAGTACACCCCCAGGGGGGACGATTGCCATGGTGCTGTTATTATTCCTGATCGTGGGAATCGGTATTCAAAAGCTGGTCCGCAAACTGGGTAAGCAGCAGGCTTCCCGGCAGAAGAATGCAGCACGCCAGTGA
- a CDS encoding metal ABC transporter substrate-binding protein, protein MNTWFKKSFVLSAGLALILSGCGAKSDNTATNTPQTEPNQAQTTDSGKKLKVVTTFYPMYEFTKQVAGDHADVTALIPAGAEPHDWEPSAKDMAQVKDADVFVYNGIVEGWAEQALSSASNDKRVVVEASKGLNLMEGTAEEEEGEAHAEEGHSHDHVLDPHVWLDPVLAQKEVESIKAGLISADSANKADYEKNADAYIAKLKELDTEFKTGLKDVKRKDFITQHTAFGYLAKQYGLTQVAISGLSPEQEPTPDKLAGIIKFAKENNVKTIFFETLVDPKVAETVATEIGAKTDVLNPLEGLTDEDKQKNLDYLGVMKNNLEALKKALNE, encoded by the coding sequence ATGAATACATGGTTCAAAAAATCATTCGTATTGTCTGCGGGACTGGCACTTATTTTGTCCGGCTGCGGAGCCAAATCTGATAATACAGCTACCAACACTCCCCAAACCGAGCCGAATCAGGCACAAACGACGGACAGCGGCAAAAAGCTGAAAGTGGTTACCACTTTTTATCCGATGTATGAGTTTACAAAGCAGGTCGCTGGAGATCATGCTGATGTAACCGCGCTGATTCCTGCTGGTGCGGAGCCGCATGACTGGGAGCCAAGCGCCAAAGATATGGCACAGGTGAAGGATGCCGACGTTTTTGTATATAACGGTATCGTCGAAGGCTGGGCAGAGCAGGCTTTGAGCAGTGCGTCTAACGACAAGCGTGTTGTGGTTGAAGCAAGTAAAGGGCTGAACCTGATGGAAGGTACTGCTGAGGAGGAAGAAGGAGAAGCACACGCTGAGGAAGGTCATAGTCACGATCATGTGCTGGATCCTCACGTATGGCTTGATCCGGTATTGGCCCAAAAGGAAGTAGAGTCCATTAAAGCGGGTCTTATCTCTGCAGATTCTGCGAACAAAGCAGATTATGAAAAAAATGCTGATGCTTACATCGCTAAATTGAAAGAGCTGGATACCGAGTTTAAAACAGGTCTGAAAGATGTAAAACGCAAAGACTTTATTACCCAGCATACTGCTTTTGGTTACTTGGCTAAGCAATACGGCCTGACCCAAGTGGCGATTTCCGGACTATCTCCGGAGCAAGAGCCTACACCGGACAAGCTGGCGGGCATTATCAAATTTGCCAAAGAGAATAATGTGAAAACGATTTTCTTTGAAACCCTTGTTGATCCAAAGGTCGCTGAGACCGTAGCTACTGAAATCGGTGCAAAAACCGATGTACTGAACCCACTCGAAGGACTGACGGATGAAGACAAACAGAAGAACCTCGATTACCTTGGCGTTATGAAAAACAACCTGGAGGCTTTGAAAAAGGCCCTGAATGAATAA
- a CDS encoding helix-turn-helix transcriptional regulator: MAISIKLEETLVKAGITKNALAREAKVRPNLIYDMCDGKTKRIDLETLSHILDTLEELTGQRHSLSDVLEYIPRNEKNDHTPV, from the coding sequence TTGGCGATAAGCATAAAGTTAGAAGAAACATTGGTCAAAGCAGGAATCACAAAAAATGCCTTGGCTCGCGAAGCAAAAGTTCGACCGAACTTAATTTACGATATGTGCGATGGTAAGACAAAACGCATAGATTTGGAAACATTAAGTCATATTCTCGACACATTAGAAGAACTTACAGGTCAGAGACATAGCCTGAGCGATGTTCTGGAATATATCCCACGCAACGAAAAAAACGATCACACTCCTGTCTAA
- a CDS encoding response regulator, which produces MATIIVVDDSLFMRSVLKDIFLDLGHSVIAEAENGYDAVLKYSNLRPDLITMDINMPKMDGLEAVEKIIGLDPHAKILMCSALGQQEAIIKAFQAGAKDFIVKPFQMERVVNAITKIFGS; this is translated from the coding sequence TTGGCAACAATTATAGTCGTCGACGATTCTTTATTTATGCGATCTGTGCTTAAGGATATTTTTTTGGATTTGGGTCACTCTGTTATTGCGGAGGCGGAAAATGGGTATGACGCTGTTTTGAAGTACTCGAACCTTCGTCCAGATTTAATCACCATGGATATCAATATGCCCAAGATGGATGGACTTGAGGCTGTTGAAAAGATTATAGGGCTTGATCCTCATGCTAAAATTTTAATGTGTTCTGCTTTGGGTCAGCAAGAAGCGATTATCAAAGCATTTCAGGCAGGTGCAAAGGATTTCATTGTTAAACCATTTCAAATGGAGAGAGTTGTGAACGCAATCACAAAAATATTTGGTAGTTGA
- a CDS encoding YolD-like family protein, producing MGKKLEGNGIWESSRMILPEHRDAYLRLMKEQGRRGKPTLDDQEMQQIEQAIIVSYNERKPITLRVFNPFDDEELCGFVTVINTSRREVKLSRGEEDFSWIKLEEIIKADI from the coding sequence ATGGGGAAAAAGCTTGAAGGGAACGGCATATGGGAAAGCTCTCGCATGATCTTGCCTGAGCATCGGGATGCATATTTGCGACTGATGAAGGAGCAGGGGAGACGCGGCAAGCCGACACTGGACGATCAGGAAATGCAGCAGATTGAGCAGGCGATCATCGTTTCCTATAACGAGCGGAAGCCCATTACGCTGCGGGTATTCAATCCATTTGATGACGAGGAGCTGTGCGGGTTTGTGACGGTGATTAACACGAGTCGGCGGGAAGTGAAGCTGTCCCGTGGGGAAGAGGATTTTAGCTGGATTAAGCTGGAGGAAATTATAAAGGCAGATATATGA
- a CDS encoding cupin domain-containing protein — MKISKNNAEHYIWGDQCDGWRLVKNKDLSIIHERMPGNTHEVRHYHHHARQFFFILSGTAILEVDGERIELWSQEGCEVPPLVPHQMFNETNEDVEFLVISQPASSGDRVLTEK, encoded by the coding sequence TTGAAAATAAGTAAAAACAATGCCGAACATTATATATGGGGAGACCAATGTGATGGTTGGCGTTTGGTGAAAAATAAGGATTTGAGTATTATTCATGAGCGTATGCCCGGGAATACACACGAGGTCAGACATTATCACCATCATGCACGCCAATTCTTCTTTATTTTATCAGGTACAGCCATACTTGAAGTGGATGGTGAACGAATCGAATTATGGTCTCAGGAAGGCTGTGAGGTTCCTCCTTTGGTCCCTCATCAAATGTTTAACGAAACGAATGAGGATGTTGAGTTTTTGGTGATCTCTCAGCCTGCGAGCAGCGGTGATCGGGTCCTGACTGAAAAATAA
- a CDS encoding diaminobutyrate--2-oxoglutarate transaminase, whose product MIINIKGAIELPKATTAISQNTRYLESQAARESNARSYPRRIPIAIAEAEGIHVKDMDGKIYYDCLAGAVTLALGHNHPVVIEAIRELLNHKRPLHTLDLTTPVKEQFVEELFASLPPEFARQAKIQFCGPTGGDAVEAAIKLVKTATGRRSIFSFQGGYHGSTHATMSLSGTLGQKERVQGLIPDVHFMPYPYAYRCPFGVGGEQTQALSSRYIENLLDDPESGILTPCAFILEVVQGEGGSIPASVEWLREIRRITRERDIPLIIDEVQTGLGRTGKLFAFEHADIIPDVLVLSKAIGGSLPLSVVIYNEALDVWNPGAHIGTFRGNQMAMAAGLATLKYIKEHRIPDHAAARGEQLMGRLNALKQQTGCIGDVRGRGLMIGVEIVDERQPVDQLGHHPAHKQLASRIQQECLKRGLILEVGGRHSAVMRFLPPLIVTERQIDDIFLIFNEAVQVAYVGLQHGHG is encoded by the coding sequence ATGATTATCAATATCAAAGGAGCGATAGAGTTGCCAAAAGCTACTACTGCTATCTCGCAAAACACCCGTTATCTGGAGAGTCAGGCTGCACGGGAATCCAATGCCAGATCCTACCCCCGTCGTATCCCCATTGCCATCGCCGAAGCAGAGGGCATCCATGTCAAGGATATGGATGGAAAAATTTATTACGATTGCCTGGCCGGGGCCGTAACTTTAGCACTCGGTCATAATCATCCGGTGGTCATTGAGGCGATCAGGGAGCTGCTGAATCACAAGCGTCCGTTGCATACGCTCGATTTGACTACTCCGGTGAAGGAGCAATTTGTAGAAGAACTGTTCGCCAGTCTGCCTCCTGAATTTGCCCGTCAGGCGAAAATTCAATTTTGTGGCCCGACCGGGGGAGATGCGGTGGAAGCTGCGATCAAGCTGGTCAAAACGGCTACGGGCCGCCGAAGCATTTTTTCCTTTCAGGGAGGTTATCATGGATCAACCCACGCTACGATGAGTCTCAGCGGTACTTTGGGGCAAAAAGAGCGAGTACAGGGCTTGATACCGGATGTTCATTTTATGCCCTATCCCTATGCGTATCGGTGCCCATTCGGAGTAGGTGGAGAGCAGACGCAGGCGCTTAGCAGTCGTTATATCGAAAATCTGCTGGATGATCCCGAGAGCGGGATCCTTACGCCATGTGCTTTTATTCTGGAGGTGGTTCAGGGGGAAGGCGGCTCTATTCCTGCGTCTGTGGAGTGGCTTCGGGAAATTCGCCGTATCACCAGGGAACGGGATATCCCGCTGATCATTGATGAAGTGCAGACCGGGCTTGGACGAACGGGGAAGCTGTTTGCTTTTGAACATGCGGACATTATTCCCGATGTGCTGGTCTTGTCCAAAGCGATCGGCGGCAGTCTGCCGCTGTCGGTTGTGATTTACAACGAAGCGCTGGATGTATGGAATCCCGGCGCGCATATTGGTACTTTTCGTGGCAATCAAATGGCCATGGCTGCCGGGCTTGCCACGCTGAAATATATCAAGGAGCACCGTATACCCGACCATGCTGCAGCCAGAGGCGAACAATTAATGGGACGTCTGAACGCCTTGAAGCAACAAACAGGCTGCATCGGAGATGTACGCGGCCGGGGGCTTATGATCGGGGTGGAAATTGTGGATGAACGACAGCCTGTAGATCAGTTAGGACATCATCCGGCCCATAAGCAGTTGGCCTCTCGAATACAGCAGGAATGCCTGAAACGTGGACTGATTTTGGAGGTGGGGGGAAGGCATTCCGCCGTGATGCGCTTTTTACCGCCGCTGATTGTGACGGAGCGCCAAATCGACGACATTTTCCTCATTTTTAATGAAGCGGTGCAAGTGGCCTATGTCGGGTTGCAGCACGGTCATGGTTAA
- a CDS encoding MDR family MFS transporter produces the protein MNIRAVPERRKVVITVMLGTFTVLLNNSSLNPAIPSFIKVFHTNAATASWLITIFLITMGMTMPLTGYLADRFGKKKVYLSGLALFVTGSLLGSLSWGLTAVILCRGLQGMAGGLMIPLSLALIFEAFPKEERGKVTGIWGIAIMAAPMLGPTVGGIVLSLSSWQVLFLINVPTGLLGLLLGMRYLTAACSNPSRTFDSSGFITVTLGVGLILFALGRTTTAADLIAPLHILLFLAGAALLVLFVRMELVKEQPLLNVHIFKIPTYSLSVIVASVQAIAMFGSIFLVPMLVQYVYGYDAMMTGLVFLPSAICTGWFVTIAGKQLDRKGPKGMISTGLIITCAATAMLGMLQMNSPLWMIFVLMMLRGIGLGLSNMPATTAGLNAIPDELVAQGSAMNNVMRRLTSSLGMVVISIYFEVRKAQLLAGGYSVETGTLQAIREGFIGMSILILLTIPAAFFLKTPDFLRKNGARRTSSDTPEAKASAAAPKV, from the coding sequence ATGAACATACGTGCTGTGCCCGAGCGACGGAAGGTCGTCATCACGGTGATGCTCGGCACCTTTACGGTTTTGCTGAATAACAGTTCGCTCAACCCGGCGATTCCGTCCTTCATTAAAGTATTTCATACGAACGCTGCTACGGCGAGCTGGCTCATCACTATTTTTCTAATCACGATGGGTATGACGATGCCTTTAACCGGATATCTGGCAGATCGTTTTGGAAAAAAGAAAGTATATCTGAGCGGACTTGCGCTCTTTGTCACAGGTTCCCTGCTCGGCTCGTTATCGTGGGGGCTTACCGCTGTCATCCTCTGTCGGGGACTGCAAGGGATGGCAGGCGGACTGATGATTCCGTTATCGCTGGCGCTGATTTTTGAAGCCTTTCCCAAGGAGGAACGCGGTAAGGTTACGGGAATCTGGGGGATTGCGATTATGGCGGCTCCGATGCTCGGACCTACGGTGGGAGGAATCGTGCTATCTCTAAGCAGCTGGCAGGTGCTTTTCCTCATAAATGTGCCAACCGGACTGCTGGGATTGCTGCTGGGGATGCGTTATTTAACAGCTGCATGTAGCAATCCGTCGCGCACCTTTGACAGCAGCGGATTTATAACGGTCACGTTGGGTGTGGGGTTGATTCTGTTTGCGCTGGGCAGAACAACGACCGCTGCGGATCTGATTGCCCCGCTACATATTCTACTGTTCCTTGCAGGCGCGGCTTTACTGGTTCTGTTTGTGCGAATGGAGCTGGTGAAGGAACAGCCATTGCTGAATGTGCACATTTTCAAAATACCGACCTACAGCTTGAGCGTCATCGTGGCGAGTGTACAGGCGATTGCGATGTTCGGCAGCATTTTTCTGGTTCCGATGCTGGTTCAATATGTGTATGGCTATGACGCCATGATGACAGGACTTGTGTTTTTGCCTTCCGCTATATGTACAGGGTGGTTTGTCACGATAGCAGGCAAGCAATTAGATCGCAAGGGGCCAAAAGGAATGATCAGCACGGGACTTATCATCACATGTGCCGCTACGGCGATGCTCGGTATGCTCCAGATGAATTCACCGCTGTGGATGATCTTCGTCCTCATGATGCTGCGGGGAATTGGGCTGGGTCTGTCGAATATGCCTGCCACAACGGCCGGGCTGAATGCGATTCCCGATGAGCTGGTAGCCCAAGGCTCGGCAATGAACAATGTGATGCGCAGACTGACCTCTTCGCTTGGAATGGTTGTGATTTCGATTTATTTTGAAGTTCGCAAGGCTCAGCTTCTGGCGGGGGGCTATTCGGTGGAAACAGGAACGCTGCAAGCGATCAGGGAGGGTTTTATCGGGATGAGTATATTGATTTTACTCACGATTCCCGCCGCTTTTTTCCTGAAGACGCCTGACTTCCTTCGTAAAAATGGAGCGCGTCGTACATCCAGTGATACCCCAGAAGCGAAAGCTTCTGCGGCTGCACCTAAGGTTTGA
- a CDS encoding IucA/IucC family protein: protein MLIQSTEVPTIAGELSKSRIWAEQATLRALVNSYLRETQQFDPRMNTEASEIRVILPQIGLKIMGTLHHFSATGQHMYGSAWYEVEEGGTYRPLEMDGVIQRLLDEMSYHAKPEQREAEQQKMKQRIRNSMHKMTLFMDHHTKITGESKPKSSSSTEAHLTYVRSEQSLLIGHPFHPFPKSTEGFADYELPLYSPEMGAAFPLYYFAVHEDNVQEEWIGEEHRRDAIDPSVRLHARRQWGEELARYRILPMHPWQAEQVLRQSCIQGLIRQRVLIPLGALGPVVYPTSSIRTVWDLKTGNGYKLPLHVRITNLVRDNTQEQARRTLDAAKVIHELSADWSSHIQSESFKVLTETGYSRVCFQPNEDAKRTESPEFTKGAGLSQVTTSDAKYDAGHEYSPAATERGAATAQELEQLSDQFTVLYRPMDLNPESTYVLASLLEPLPGEQEPRLIGVIRDNAPGKNGKRPDLLTWLERYLHVSMVPMLRLLAVKGIAFEAHVQNSLLSLQDGWPECYYVRDLEGVSIVREQAEAAGWISSLIAEDSPVLYGAEEPWMRTRYYFFVNHLGALIHALAVHEQHGEQEYWRVVRKVLEQLRKQDAGSCPRLAAYIQDLLTAPTLPAKANFTSCFQSRGDAPSFIPIPNPIHFREVTSCL, encoded by the coding sequence ATGCTGATACAATCAACGGAGGTTCCCACTATCGCTGGAGAGCTGTCCAAAAGCAGGATCTGGGCGGAGCAAGCGACACTGCGGGCCTTGGTCAACAGCTATCTGCGGGAAACACAACAATTTGACCCGAGAATGAACACGGAAGCATCGGAAATAAGGGTGATTCTGCCCCAAATCGGGCTGAAAATCATGGGAACTCTACACCATTTCTCTGCAACTGGCCAACATATGTATGGGAGTGCTTGGTACGAGGTGGAAGAAGGAGGGACGTACAGGCCCCTGGAGATGGATGGAGTTATACAAAGGCTGCTGGACGAGATGAGCTATCACGCCAAGCCCGAGCAAAGGGAAGCGGAACAGCAAAAGATGAAGCAGCGTATTCGTAACAGCATGCACAAAATGACGCTCTTTATGGATCACCATACGAAGATCACAGGCGAGAGCAAGCCAAAGTCTTCCTCAAGTACAGAAGCCCACCTGACGTATGTACGCTCAGAGCAGTCTTTGCTGATCGGACACCCTTTTCATCCTTTTCCGAAAAGCACGGAAGGATTTGCTGATTATGAGCTTCCGTTATACAGTCCCGAGATGGGCGCGGCGTTTCCGCTGTATTATTTCGCGGTTCATGAGGATAACGTGCAGGAGGAATGGATTGGTGAAGAGCATCGCAGGGATGCCATTGACCCGTCTGTGCGGCTCCATGCTCGGCGTCAATGGGGAGAGGAGCTGGCGCGGTATCGTATTTTGCCGATGCATCCATGGCAGGCCGAGCAGGTGTTGCGTCAATCCTGTATTCAAGGTTTGATACGTCAGCGGGTGTTGATTCCTTTGGGTGCGCTAGGCCCTGTCGTTTATCCGACTTCTTCGATACGAACAGTATGGGATTTGAAAACCGGAAACGGCTATAAGCTACCGCTGCATGTGCGGATTACCAATCTTGTGCGTGACAATACACAGGAGCAGGCTCGGCGTACTTTGGATGCTGCGAAGGTCATTCATGAGCTTTCAGCCGACTGGTCGTCCCATATCCAATCCGAGTCCTTCAAGGTGCTGACAGAAACGGGATACAGCCGCGTATGCTTCCAGCCGAATGAGGATGCGAAACGGACAGAGAGTCCTGAGTTTACTAAGGGTGCAGGGCTTTCACAGGTCACCACCAGTGATGCAAAGTATGACGCAGGACATGAGTATAGCCCGGCGGCAACAGAACGAGGAGCAGCGACGGCTCAAGAGCTGGAGCAGCTGTCTGACCAGTTTACGGTTCTTTATCGTCCGATGGATTTGAACCCTGAATCCACCTATGTACTGGCTTCCTTGCTGGAGCCGTTGCCGGGTGAACAGGAGCCGCGGCTTATTGGAGTGATTCGGGACAATGCCCCGGGCAAAAACGGAAAACGGCCTGACCTGTTAACTTGGCTGGAACGGTATCTGCACGTATCCATGGTGCCCATGCTGCGTTTGCTTGCGGTGAAGGGTATCGCATTCGAGGCCCATGTACAAAATTCGCTTCTGTCCCTACAGGACGGATGGCCGGAATGCTACTATGTACGGGATTTGGAGGGCGTAAGTATTGTGCGTGAACAGGCCGAGGCAGCCGGGTGGATCAGTTCATTGATTGCTGAGGACAGTCCCGTATTATACGGTGCAGAAGAGCCGTGGATGCGTACCCGTTATTATTTCTTCGTTAACCATTTGGGGGCATTGATTCATGCCCTTGCGGTTCATGAGCAGCACGGTGAGCAGGAGTATTGGAGGGTGGTTCGCAAGGTGCTGGAGCAATTACGGAAACAAGATGCTGGTTCTTGCCCCCGTCTAGCTGCCTATATCCAGGATTTATTGACCGCACCTACACTGCCTGCCAAAGCCAATTTCACAAGCTGCTTTCAATCCAGAGGGGATGCGCCTTCGTTTATCCCGATCCCTAATCCAATTCATTTTCGTGAGGTGACTTCATGTCTGTAA
- a CDS encoding IucA/IucC family protein — MSVTNISDHNFSTSSLSTAPASNASTTQRFIQALRSDTFTQVEQRIIRQLIQALLYEEILPYDTHSDSLNNGDPHFILFGKDITGRAVQYRSVGKRMNSFGRIRLVPVPVIRVGTDGSETTATLTDFANEVLSAAQQGERLQRFIEELEQTLLKDVQAQSSFTAPFLADDQRRYDELEGNLGDGHPYHPCYKSRIGFTLADNELYGPEFKQPLRPVWLAIAKSHSRAGQSQAIEYEAFIRQELGESEVARFQALLTSYGQQPEAFRFMPVHPWQWQQVILPRFHQELTDQRIVWLGEASDVYQAQQSIRTLSNRTTPERSYVKLSLSIMNTSTSRIMAGHTVLNGALITDWLHGLLEHDEYAAQQGFFVLREVLGITYDYEQLPEYRQAKTYGSLGTVWRESIHGYLQPDEDAIPFNGLCYVQKNGVPFIDSWIQQFGVEEWTRRVLEATISPIIHMLYAHGIGMESHGQNIILIHRNGQPTRVALKDFHDGVRFSVNHLTEPEKCPDLHPEPPTHARINRNSFIKTSNPDDVRDFSYDAFFFIAAAELAMFLAEHYQLAEQRFWEMSAQVIHDYQRQHPQHKKRFRLFDLFAPTVQIEELMKRRLLGDEDLHFKPGMNPLYVHREPTC, encoded by the coding sequence ATGTCTGTAACTAATATTTCGGACCATAATTTTTCTACAAGCAGCCTTTCTACAGCTCCCGCCAGCAACGCTTCGACCACTCAACGCTTTATTCAGGCGCTCCGCTCGGATACCTTTACGCAGGTGGAGCAGCGTATCATCCGGCAACTGATTCAGGCATTGCTGTATGAAGAAATTTTGCCCTATGACACGCATAGCGATTCCTTGAATAACGGCGACCCACATTTTATATTGTTCGGCAAAGACATTACAGGTCGCGCCGTCCAATATCGTTCTGTCGGAAAACGGATGAACAGCTTTGGGCGCATTCGGCTCGTTCCTGTGCCGGTCATACGGGTCGGGACAGACGGAAGCGAGACGACAGCTACGCTGACGGATTTTGCAAATGAGGTCCTCAGTGCCGCACAGCAGGGTGAACGGCTTCAGCGCTTTATCGAGGAATTGGAGCAGACCTTACTAAAGGATGTACAGGCGCAAAGCTCTTTTACCGCGCCATTTCTGGCGGATGACCAGCGTCGATATGATGAACTGGAAGGCAATTTGGGGGATGGACATCCCTACCATCCATGCTACAAATCCAGAATCGGCTTTACGCTGGCAGATAATGAACTGTATGGTCCCGAGTTCAAGCAGCCGCTCCGTCCTGTTTGGCTGGCTATTGCCAAAAGCCATAGCCGGGCAGGGCAGTCGCAGGCGATTGAGTATGAAGCATTTATTCGCCAGGAGCTGGGAGAAAGCGAAGTCGCACGCTTCCAAGCCTTGTTAACCAGCTACGGTCAGCAACCGGAGGCCTTTCGCTTCATGCCTGTCCACCCGTGGCAATGGCAGCAGGTCATTTTGCCCCGGTTTCATCAAGAACTGACGGATCAGCGGATCGTATGGCTCGGTGAAGCGAGCGATGTGTATCAGGCGCAGCAGTCGATCCGCACATTGTCCAACCGGACCACACCGGAGCGCTCGTATGTGAAGCTGTCGCTCAGCATTATGAACACCTCCACCAGCCGGATCATGGCTGGGCATACCGTGCTGAACGGAGCGCTCATCACGGACTGGCTGCATGGGTTGCTGGAACACGATGAATACGCTGCGCAACAGGGATTCTTTGTTTTGCGTGAGGTTTTGGGTATCACGTATGACTATGAGCAGCTTCCCGAATACCGTCAGGCGAAAACCTACGGCTCACTGGGGACGGTTTGGCGGGAAAGCATTCACGGGTATTTGCAGCCGGATGAGGATGCGATTCCTTTTAACGGACTATGTTATGTGCAAAAAAATGGAGTGCCCTTCATTGATTCGTGGATACAGCAATTCGGCGTAGAGGAATGGACACGGCGTGTGCTGGAGGCCACGATATCGCCGATTATTCATATGCTGTATGCGCATGGGATTGGTATGGAATCCCACGGCCAGAATATCATTTTGATCCACCGGAACGGGCAACCGACACGGGTGGCGCTTAAGGATTTTCATGATGGTGTCCGGTTTTCTGTGAACCATCTGACAGAGCCGGAGAAATGCCCCGATCTTCATCCTGAGCCGCCAACTCATGCCCGAATTAACCGCAACTCGTTTATTAAAACGAGTAACCCGGACGATGTACGCGACTTTTCTTACGATGCTTTTTTCTTTATTGCAGCCGCCGAGCTGGCGATGTTCCTGGCCGAACATTATCAACTGGCCGAGCAGCGTTTTTGGGAAATGTCCGCACAGGTCATTCATGATTATCAGCGCCAGCATCCTCAGCATAAGAAGCGATTCCGTCTGTTTGATTTGTTTGCCCCGACCGTACAGATTGAAGAATTGATGAAAAGACGTCTGCTTGGGGATGAGGACCTTCATTTCAAGCCGGGAATGAACCCGCTGTATGTGCACCGGGAGCCGACATGTTGA